From the genome of Anopheles moucheti chromosome 3, idAnoMoucSN_F20_07, whole genome shotgun sequence, one region includes:
- the LOC128302592 gene encoding torsin-like protein: MRLVKCYHAQVVLFCMLTVNFGVQPTTAWFDISKVLDTASDAIGTAKNAMKISYKYVKNNGYCVLAECCNEVHIHSDVTELRNALQKSLFGQHIAGQVILNAIGGHFENIHKSVKPLVMSLHGLPGTGKNFVAEHVTRALYKKGANSNFVHKYLGRIHFPLQSEVESYKLTLLTDIKVAIAKCPHSLFIFDEVEKMPPGLFDAIVGLLDHHAYTKQLDFRQSIFIFLSNVAGPEIANRLKHLADGGRWREETHLHDFESTLEIASYNLVGGLYKSELIESHVIDHFVPFLPLELRHVEDCIRVEYSKYTNEKMSDEMLSAIVKEAITFDETGLYSNNGCKRVSKKVEALYFGQERKKLKTEL, from the exons ATGAGGCTAGTGAAGTGTTACCACGCACAGGTGGTGCTGTTTTGCATGTTGACGGTGAATTTCGGTGTTCAACCCACTACAGCATGGTTCGATATTAGCAAAGTGTTAGATACTGCGTCTGATGCGATAGGCACTGCGAAGAATGCGATGAAAATATCGTACAAGTATGTAAAAAACAATGGATACTGTGTGTTGGCGGAATGCTGTAATGAAGTACACATTCATTCCGACGTTACAG AACTACGGAATGCCTTGCAGAAATCCTTATTTGGACAGCACATTGCCGGTCAAGTTATTCTGAATGCCATCGGGGGACACTTTGAAAACATCCACAAGTCCGTCAAGCCTTTGGTAATGAG tttgcATGGCTTACCAG GAACGGGGAAAAACTTTGTTGCCGAACATGTCACCCGGGCACTGTACAAAAAGGGTGCCAATAGTAATTTCGTCCATAAATATCTTGGTAGGATACACTTTCCGCTTCAAAGCGAAGTAGAAAGTTACAAG CTAACATTATTGACGGATATAAAGGTGGCCATAGCCAAATGTCCACATTCGTTGTTCATTTTCGACGAGGTCGAAAAAATGCCACCCGGGCTGTTCGATGCGATTGTTGGGCTGCTGGATCACCATGCGTACACGAAGCAGTTGGACTTCCGGCAATCTATATTCATCTTTCTCTCGAACGTGGCCGGACCGGAGATAGCAAACCGGTTAAAACACCTGGCAGATGGTGGCCGTTGGCGTGAGGAAACGCACCTGCACGATTTCGAATCGACGCTAGAGATAGCCTCGTACAATTTGGTGGGCGGATTGTACAAAAGTGAACTCATTGAATCACATGTGATCGATCATTTCGTGCCGTTTCTACCGTTGGAACTGAGACATGTGGAAGATTGCATCAGAGTTGAGTATAGCAAGTATACCAACGAGAAAATGAGCGATGAAATGCTAAG TGCTATCGTCAAAGAAGCGATCACGTTCGATGAAACCGGTCTATATTCCAACAACGGATGTAAACGCGTAAGCAAAAAGGTGGAAGCATTATATTTCGGTCAAGAGCGCAAAAAACTGAAGACGGAACTGTAA
- the LOC128302593 gene encoding beta-1,4-galactosyltransferase 7, with the protein MVHHMRSVLLRYIGICVIATCFILLLISGLPSALDTCKCEEQLDRDLQHERFHKSFRFENTDQKRLAIVVPFRDRFDELLQFAPHIAAFLSKQSVPFHIFVVNQNDRFRFNRASLINVGFLQVRNKYDYFAMHDVDLLPLNDNLRYEFPADGPLHISGPEFHPKYHYAAFIGGILLLRMEHFEQLNGMSNRYWGWGLEDDEFYVRIREAGLEVTRPKNITTGTNNTFLHVHDRVHRRRDTTKCFNQREVTRKRDRETGLSTVQYSIHSRRELTIDGVPVTVLNVDLFCDKQKTPWCECEPKTDNTNAKVPKKKSS; encoded by the exons ATGGTGCACCACATGCGTTCTGTCTTGTTACGCTACATCGGAATATGTGTGATAGCTACGTGTTTCATTCTACTGCTAATCAGCGGTTTGCCAAGTGCATTGG ATACCTGCAAGTGTGAAGAACAACTGGATCGTGATCTGCAGCACGAGCGGTTCCACAAGAGCTTCCGGTTCGAGAATACGGATCAAAAAAGGCTTGCCATTGTAGTGCCCTTTCGAGACCGGTTCGATGAGTTGCTACAGTTCGCCCCGCACATAGCAGCGTTTCTGAGCAAACAGAGCGTTCCGTTTCACATATTCGTCGTGAACCAAAacgatcggtttcggttcAATCGCGCATCGTTGATAAACGTTGGCTTCCTGCAAGTTCGGAACAAATACGACTACTTTGCGATGCACGATGTCGATCTGCTTCCGCTGAATGACAATCTGCGGTACGAGTTTCCCGCCGACGGACCGCTACACATTTCCGGGCCCGAGTTTCACCCGAAGTACCATTATGCGGCCTTTATCGGTGGCATACTGTTGCTTCGCATGGAGCATTTCGAGCAACTGAACGGCATGTCGAACCGTTACTGGGGCTGGGGTCTGGAGGATGACGAGTTTTATGTACGCATCCGGGAGGCCGGTCTTGAGGTGACCCGGCCGAAAAACATTACGACCGGAACGAACAACACATTCCTGCATGTGCACGATCGTGTGCACAGGCGGCGAGATACGACGAAATGTTTTAATCAGCGTGAAGTAACGAGGAAGCGCGACCGGGAAACGGGTCTGAGTACGGTGCAATATTCGATCCACAGCCGCCGAGAGCTGACAATCGATGGAGTTCCGGTGACGGTGCTGAATGTTGATCTGTTCTGCGACAAGCAGAAAACACCCTGGTGCGAGTGTGAACCCAAAACGGACAATACGAACGCAAAGGTTCCGAAGAAAAAATCCTCATAA
- the LOC128302591 gene encoding endoplasmic reticulum lectin 1 isoform X2 codes for MLGFLIYTLVATSWTVAGHDLKGFDDSVLFNLVWHNSQDLIDVIPGSEQFYVTSANKEKYLCVIPPITSKETGGDVEYNGPSPLELLEPLFVSTTCSYRIESYWSYEVCHGSYIKQYHEERHEKTSKLQEYFLGRWDQQKTDALKAKNAQAEADKEQMKYKKIEGFNLPYLELEMDSGTICDLNGEPRVTKVLYVCYRFGKNEVYSLKETSTCNYEVIILTAALCTHPKYKPQDTEENKISCSPFGESPRKPKAILQQEVDKLRQKYQQLSDGSMRGDPMRKDTTFNFDWKAMDDETGDSEGETPVSSMTRRPKKSKELTSLLEFLDGAYCLPGGSGWWKFELCFGKHIRQYHKDTSIYLGYFNVEKHREWLEKNPTARYKRKLENQISHFYAGGDFCDKTNQPRHVEVKLKCTEQAGSTDAIALYLLEPRPCEYVLNVESSKICDILPLASDDMLLPANLRQLEEETQLVLDSATNVNN; via the exons ATGTTGGGCTTCCTCATTTACACACTCGTCGCCACATCTTGGACCGTTGCGGGACACGACTTGAAGGGTTTCGATGATTCGGTACTGTTCAACCTTGTGTGGCATAACAGTCAGGACTTAATC GATGTAATTCCAGGTTCGGAACAATTTTACGTAACGTCCGCAAACAAGGAAAAGTATCTGTGCGTAATCCCGCCGATCACGTCAAAAGAAACTGGCGGCGACGTGGAGTACAATGGGCCCAGCCCGCTTGAGCTGCTCGAGCCACTGTTCGTTTCGACGACCTGCTCGTATCGTATCGAAAGCTACTGGTCGTACGAAGTGTGTCATGGGAGCTACATCAAGCAGTACCACGAAGAGCGTCACGAGAAGACGAGCAAGTTGCAGGAATATTTTCTCGGTCGATGGGACCAGCAAAAGACGGATGCGTTAAAGGCCAAGAATGCGCAAGCAGAGGCCGATAAAGAGCAGATGAAGTATAAGAAGATCGAGGGCTTCAATCTACCGTATCTTGAGCTGGAGATGGATTCCGGTACGATATGCGACCTAAACGGTGAGCCACGTGTTACGAAGGTACTGTACGTGTGTTACCGGTTCGGCAAGAATGAGGTTTACTCGCTAAAGGAAACGTCCACCTGCAACTACGAGGTGATCATACTGACGGcagccctttgtacacacccgAAGTACAAACCGCAGGACACAGAGGAGAACAAAATCAGCTGCAGCCCGTTCGGTGAATCACCGCGCAAACCGAAAGCCATACTACAGCAGGAAGTGGACAAGTTGCGCCAAAAGTATCAGCAACTTTCG GATGGTTCCATGCGCGGTGATCCAATGCGGAAAGATACGACGTTCAACTTCGATTGGAAAGCAATGGATGATGAAACGGGAGACAGTGAAGGTGAAACACCAGTTTCATCGATGACCAGACGACCGAAAAAGTCCAAGGAACTGACCTCGCTATTGGAATTTCTCGATGGAGCGTACTGCTTACCAGGA GGATCCGGTTGGTGGAAGTTTGAGCTGTGCTTCGGTAAACACATACGCCAGTACCACAAAGACACCTCCATCTATCTGGGCTACTTCAATGTCGAAAAGCACCGTGAATGGTTGGAAAAGAATCCCACCGCGCGGTACAAGCGCAAGCTCGAGAACCAAATCAGTCACTTCTACGCCGGCGGTGACTTTTGTGACAAAACGAACCAACCCCGGCATGTGGAGGTTAAGCTGAAGTGCACGGAACAGGCCGGCAGTACGGATGCGATCGCACTGTATCTGCTGGAGCCGCGTCCCTGCGAGTACGTGCTGAACGTGGAGTCATCGAAGATTTGTGATATTTTACCGCTCGCTTCAGATGATATGCTGCTGCCGGCAAATTTGCGGCAACTCGAGGAGGAAACACAGCTCGTACTGGACAGCGCAACTAAtgtaaataattga
- the LOC128302591 gene encoding endoplasmic reticulum lectin 1 isoform X1 — MLGFLIYTLVATSWTVAGHDLKGFDDSVLFNLVWHNSQDLIDVIPGSEQFYVTSANKEKYLCVIPPITSKETGGDVEYNGPSPLELLEPLFVSTTCSYRIESYWSYEVCHGSYIKQYHEERHEKTSKLQEYFLGRWDQQKTDALKAKNAQAEADKEQMKYKKIEGFNLPYLELEMDSGTICDLNGEPRVTKVLYVCYRFGKNEVYSLKETSTCNYEVIILTAALCTHPKYKPQDTEENKISCSPFGESPRKPKAILQQEVDKLRQKYQQLSVSISEVLGYEIPEMSEDGSMRGDPMRKDTTFNFDWKAMDDETGDSEGETPVSSMTRRPKKSKELTSLLEFLDGAYCLPGGSGWWKFELCFGKHIRQYHKDTSIYLGYFNVEKHREWLEKNPTARYKRKLENQISHFYAGGDFCDKTNQPRHVEVKLKCTEQAGSTDAIALYLLEPRPCEYVLNVESSKICDILPLASDDMLLPANLRQLEEETQLVLDSATNVNN, encoded by the exons ATGTTGGGCTTCCTCATTTACACACTCGTCGCCACATCTTGGACCGTTGCGGGACACGACTTGAAGGGTTTCGATGATTCGGTACTGTTCAACCTTGTGTGGCATAACAGTCAGGACTTAATC GATGTAATTCCAGGTTCGGAACAATTTTACGTAACGTCCGCAAACAAGGAAAAGTATCTGTGCGTAATCCCGCCGATCACGTCAAAAGAAACTGGCGGCGACGTGGAGTACAATGGGCCCAGCCCGCTTGAGCTGCTCGAGCCACTGTTCGTTTCGACGACCTGCTCGTATCGTATCGAAAGCTACTGGTCGTACGAAGTGTGTCATGGGAGCTACATCAAGCAGTACCACGAAGAGCGTCACGAGAAGACGAGCAAGTTGCAGGAATATTTTCTCGGTCGATGGGACCAGCAAAAGACGGATGCGTTAAAGGCCAAGAATGCGCAAGCAGAGGCCGATAAAGAGCAGATGAAGTATAAGAAGATCGAGGGCTTCAATCTACCGTATCTTGAGCTGGAGATGGATTCCGGTACGATATGCGACCTAAACGGTGAGCCACGTGTTACGAAGGTACTGTACGTGTGTTACCGGTTCGGCAAGAATGAGGTTTACTCGCTAAAGGAAACGTCCACCTGCAACTACGAGGTGATCATACTGACGGcagccctttgtacacacccgAAGTACAAACCGCAGGACACAGAGGAGAACAAAATCAGCTGCAGCCCGTTCGGTGAATCACCGCGCAAACCGAAAGCCATACTACAGCAGGAAGTGGACAAGTTGCGCCAAAAGTATCAGCAACTTTCG GTCTCTATAAGCGAAGTATTAGGATATGAAATCCCTGAAATGAGCGAG GATGGTTCCATGCGCGGTGATCCAATGCGGAAAGATACGACGTTCAACTTCGATTGGAAAGCAATGGATGATGAAACGGGAGACAGTGAAGGTGAAACACCAGTTTCATCGATGACCAGACGACCGAAAAAGTCCAAGGAACTGACCTCGCTATTGGAATTTCTCGATGGAGCGTACTGCTTACCAGGA GGATCCGGTTGGTGGAAGTTTGAGCTGTGCTTCGGTAAACACATACGCCAGTACCACAAAGACACCTCCATCTATCTGGGCTACTTCAATGTCGAAAAGCACCGTGAATGGTTGGAAAAGAATCCCACCGCGCGGTACAAGCGCAAGCTCGAGAACCAAATCAGTCACTTCTACGCCGGCGGTGACTTTTGTGACAAAACGAACCAACCCCGGCATGTGGAGGTTAAGCTGAAGTGCACGGAACAGGCCGGCAGTACGGATGCGATCGCACTGTATCTGCTGGAGCCGCGTCCCTGCGAGTACGTGCTGAACGTGGAGTCATCGAAGATTTGTGATATTTTACCGCTCGCTTCAGATGATATGCTGCTGCCGGCAAATTTGCGGCAACTCGAGGAGGAAACACAGCTCGTACTGGACAGCGCAACTAAtgtaaataattga
- the LOC128302594 gene encoding intraflagellar transport protein 43 homolog isoform X2 yields the protein MQEKGSPSTTAAGTPAKVKTDSWLEETSIGRSLSTLTSGASSGHGKNARKFSNILEMERFSNSNIVSMDDTSTTVDYNPVDDIPVLPDADDIHESLLYNESPNLPTVTTYKNLSSDIFTSGKASALGNLDEIDISILTECLESEEDIEEPDEPWTWDQLFTQLSVKISAETKTPIVEYSN from the exons ATGCAGGAAAAAGGTTCCCCATCCACCACGGCCGCAGGTACTCCGGCGAAGGTAAAAACGGACAGCTGGCTGGAGGAAACATCCATCGGTCGTTCATTGTCAACGCTAACGAGCGGTGCCAGCTCCGGCCACGGCAA AAATGCGCGCAAGTTCTCCAACATTTTAGAGAT GGAACGGTTCAGCAATAGCAATATAGTTTCGATGGACGATACCAGCACAACGGTTGATTACAATCCCGTCGATGACATTCCCGTGCTGCCGGATGCGGACGATATTCACGAAAGTTTGCTGTACAATGAAAGTCCCAACCTACCAAC TGTAACAACGTACAAGAACCTTAGCTCGGACATATTCACTAGCGGCAAAGCTTCAGCGCTCGGCAATTTGGACGAAATCGACATCTCCATTTTGACCGAGTGTCTCGAAAGCGAAGAGGACATCGAAGAACCGGATGAACCGTGGACCTGGGATCAACTGTTTACGCAGCTTTCGGTTAAAATAAGCGCCGAAACGAAAACACCGATCGTAGAGTACAGTAACTAA
- the LOC128302594 gene encoding intraflagellar transport protein 43 homolog isoform X1, with the protein MQEKGSPSTTAAGTPAKVKTDSWLEETSIGRSLSTLTSGASSGHGNRNARKFSNILEMERFSNSNIVSMDDTSTTVDYNPVDDIPVLPDADDIHESLLYNESPNLPTVTTYKNLSSDIFTSGKASALGNLDEIDISILTECLESEEDIEEPDEPWTWDQLFTQLSVKISAETKTPIVEYSN; encoded by the exons ATGCAGGAAAAAGGTTCCCCATCCACCACGGCCGCAGGTACTCCGGCGAAGGTAAAAACGGACAGCTGGCTGGAGGAAACATCCATCGGTCGTTCATTGTCAACGCTAACGAGCGGTGCCAGCTCCGGCCACGGCAA TAGAAATGCGCGCAAGTTCTCCAACATTTTAGAGAT GGAACGGTTCAGCAATAGCAATATAGTTTCGATGGACGATACCAGCACAACGGTTGATTACAATCCCGTCGATGACATTCCCGTGCTGCCGGATGCGGACGATATTCACGAAAGTTTGCTGTACAATGAAAGTCCCAACCTACCAAC TGTAACAACGTACAAGAACCTTAGCTCGGACATATTCACTAGCGGCAAAGCTTCAGCGCTCGGCAATTTGGACGAAATCGACATCTCCATTTTGACCGAGTGTCTCGAAAGCGAAGAGGACATCGAAGAACCGGATGAACCGTGGACCTGGGATCAACTGTTTACGCAGCTTTCGGTTAAAATAAGCGCCGAAACGAAAACACCGATCGTAGAGTACAGTAACTAA
- the LOC128302590 gene encoding uncharacterized protein LOC128302590, with amino-acid sequence MRMTSSTKIMLIACGSFSPPTPMHFRMFEIARDHIQQMGQGQVVGGIVSPVHDSYAKKGLVSATHRCAMIKIGLKSSDWIHLSDWETQQEEWTRTRQVLQYHQNYINSYLKDTNGTINNQHIPAWIPEGIKRAGGQVQLKLLCGADLLESFATPGLWKDEDLEAILGYHGVVVISRAGSNPEQFIFNSDLLSRYRRNITIVTNWVTNDVSSTLIRRLLSRGLSVKYLLDDHVTEYIRKFGLFGSNNDTKYILTPGSATEAMSISPISPINDPDLYIEHQNQRNKLGSSCEAMDETDFPIPPIPVGAPTTLNKVFCCANDSKPTTGRGATFLGRPGSAVQIITTAAPSPTPPLVTSPDGTTKPAQQQHITLDEGDCSAGKKVGESAAGKGSPRRVSVDQPQQSTQPSTIAKNSTNNDNTSTSSTKRTTTNSTSDTIATERSSTKRGAMALTKATTTTTSKLGATLSTSTVGPSANASTGRISPSRSYDDMIKFVFTEHGIKVISDREYVV; translated from the exons atgagAATGACATCGTCGACAAAAATAATGCTGATAGCTTGCGGTTCGTTCAGTCCGCCAACACCAATGCACTTTCGGATGTTTG AAATTGCGCGCGATCACATCCAGCAGATGGGACAGGGGCAGGTCGTCGGTGGGATAGTATCGCCGGTGCATGATTCATACGCGAAGAAAGGACTCGTGTCCGCTACACACCGTTGTGCAATGATTAAGATTGGATTGAAGTCGTCGGACTGGATCCATCTGTCCGATTGGGAAACGCAACAGGAAGAGTGGACACGAACTCGTCAAGTGTTGCAGTACCATCAG AACTACATAAATTCGTACTTAAAAGATACTAATGGGACCATCAACAACCAGCACATACCCGCCTGGATACCGGAAGGCATCAAGCGAGCGGGCGGCCAGGTGCAACTGAAGCTACTGTGTGGTGCCGATTTGCTCGAATCGTTCGcaactccgggcttgtggaAAGATGAGGATTTGGAGGCGATTCTGGGATATCATGGCGTTGTGGTCATTTCCCGAGCTGGATCCAACCCGGAGCAGTTTATCTTTAATTCCGATCTGCTGAGTCGGTATCGA CGCAACATAACGATCGTTACGAACTGGGTGACGAACGACGTAAGCTCAACGCTGATACGAAGGTTATTGAGCCGGGGTCTTTCGGTGAAGTACCTGCTAGACGACCATGTAACCGAGTACATACGCAAGTTTGGGCTGTTTGGATCGAACAACGACAC TAAGTACATTTTAACACCGGGTAGTGCAACGGAGGCGATGAGCATTTCGCCCATCTCACCCATCAACGATCCGGATCTGTACATCGAGCATCAAAACCAGCGCAACAAGCTCGGTTCGTCCTGTGAGGCAATGGATGAGACGGATTTCCCCATACCGCCCATACCGGTCGGTGCGCCGACCACACTGAACAAGGTGTTTTGTTGCGCCAATGATTCTAAACCCACTACCGGTCGCGGTGCAACGTTTCTTGGCCGACCGGGCAGTGCCGTACAGATCATAACAACGGCAGCCCCATCACCGACACCACCACTTGTAACGTCACCCGATGGGACAACGAAACccgcccagcagcagcacatcaCGCTGGATGAGGGCGATTGCAGTGCGGGCAAGAAGGTGGGTGAAAGCGCGGCGGGTAAGGGAAGTCCCCGGCGGGTGTCCGTGGACCAACCGCAACAATCCACCCAACCTAGCACAATTGCTAAAAACAGCACCAACAACGACAATACCAGCACATCATCGACCAAACGCACGACCACTAACAGCACCTCCGATACCATAGCAACCGAGCGCAGTAGTACGAAGCGTGGTGCGATGGCTCTGACCAAagcaaccaccaccactactagCAAGCTAGGAGCTACTTTAAGCACAAGCACGGTCGGTCCGTCGGCGAATGCTTCGACCGGTCGGATCAGCCCATCGCGTAGTTACGACGATATgatcaaatttgttttcacaGAGCACGGCATTAAGGTCATAAGCGATCGCGAGTACGTAGTGTAG